The following proteins are encoded in a genomic region of Oncorhynchus kisutch isolate 150728-3 linkage group LG18, Okis_V2, whole genome shotgun sequence:
- the LOC109908960 gene encoding XIAP-associated factor 1, with amino-acid sequence MADEEERTRICDQCHKEVAVSNFALHESHCQRFLCLCPDCDEPVPRELLDQHHQNQHSQVKCDKKVESCQLLDHECKARLQRCEFCPVELPLSAMAEHSLACGSRTERCSDCGRYITLRDQPEHGQICPDLNAPDNPSPPSSNGRRTAVVCRSCTRSFPLEEMAEHQLECDHTSEESKGDDDDEEDGSHKQEQASPRLTSSMKSTLFSAQGKRQEGEVDQISTCPHCHLALPVVTLRWHEVKCQIHVNLK; translated from the exons ATGGCAGACGAGGAAGAGAGAACCCGTATCTGTGACCAGTG TCACAAGGAGGTGGCTGTGTCCAACTTTGCCTTGCACGAGTCTCACTGCCAGCGGTTCCTATGCCTGTGTCCAGACTGTGATGAGCCGGTTCCCAGAGAGCTATTGGACCAGCACCATCAGAACCAGCACAGCCAG GTGAAGTGCGACAAAAAGGTGGAGAGTTGCCAGCTCCTGGACCATGAG tgTAAGGCAAGGCTGCAGCGCTGTGAGTTCTGCCCGGTGGAGCTGCCGCTGTCGGCCATGGCGGAGCACAGCTTGGCGTGTGGCAGTCGCACCGAGCGCTGCTCTGACTGCGGACGCTACATCACTCTGAGGGACCAGCCAGAGCATGGTCAGAtctgccctgacctcaatgctCCCGATAACCCCTCCCCGCCATCCTCCAACG GCAGGCGAACGGCAGTGGTTTGCAGGAGCTGTACGAGGTCCTTCCCATTGGAGGAGATGGCGGAACATCAG CTGGAGTGTGACCACACATCAGAGGAGTCtaaaggtgatgatgatgatgaggaagatGGCAGCCACAAACAGGAGCAGGCCAGTCCTCGTTTGACCAGTTCTATGAAATCTACATTGTTCTCAGCCCAAGGCAAGAGGCAGGAGGGGGAAGTTGACCAGATCAGCACCTGTCCCCACTGTCACCTGGCTCTCCCCGTAGTCACACTACGATGGCATGAG GTCAAATGTCAGATCCATGTCAACTTGAAATGA